A single window of Desulfovibrio inopinatus DSM 10711 DNA harbors:
- a CDS encoding helix-turn-helix domain-containing protein, whose translation RRQNLTPEAEKDFLEPFFQKAKEGGILVVAEIHQALEQRLGRKIPLSSAYNLLHRHGWRKLAPDKRHVAADVEAQEAWKKNSNS comes from the coding sequence GAAGGCGTCAAAACCTCACACCTGAAGCAGAAAAAGATTTTCTTGAGCCATTTTTCCAAAAAGCAAAGGAAGGAGGAATCCTTGTCGTAGCCGAGATACATCAGGCCCTCGAACAACGACTTGGGCGAAAGATTCCTCTTTCCTCAGCCTACAACCTCTTGCACCGACATGGCTGGCGAAAATTGGCTCCCGATAAACGTCATGTAGCGGCGGATGTCGAGGCGCAAGAGGCTTGGAAAAAAAACTCAAATTCATAG